The genomic DNA TGCTCCCCGCTGTCGGGCAGGCTGCTCTCGGAATTGAATGCCGGGAAGACGATCAAGAAGTGATCGAATTGTTGCATCAAATTTCGCACGCGCAAACCAAAATTGAAGTCACAGCTGAAAGAGCCTGCATGTTCACCCTTCAAGCAGGCTGCCATGCTCCTGTCGGCGTGCTGTGTCAACAAGACCAGGAAGGACTCAAACTCGACGCGGTTGCTCTCAGCCCGGATGGAAAGGCCCGCTTCGACGTTTCGGTGACAGGCGACCCCGCCTCCCCGGCGGAACTGGGAGCAGAAGTCGCCAAGCAATTGATAGAGCAGGGAGCTTCAAAGTACCTATAGATCAGCGACTCCTCCAAGGGATTCAGATTCACAAGTCGCCGCTCACAAGTCACCGCTGTCAAGCAGGTCATCATTTTCCCTTCCATAAATAAATTATGGAATTCTCACTTGAGTGACTCGTTTGCCGATTCGAATCGAGATGAGTAAGATGAAGCAAAATCATGCCTCTTACATGAATAACACTCTCTAAAATGGCTGCCTCCCCTACAAGTTCTGTCCCAATTGGAAACTGGAAGCGCCGTCATTTATTGGGCTTGGAGAAACTTGATCGAGAAGAGATCGAGCTGATTCTCGATCACGCTGCTGAGTTCAAAACCCTTCAAGCGACCCGATCAAAACTGTCTCATCTCAATGGGATTGTCGTCGCGAATCTCTTTTTTGAACCATCGACTCGAACAAAAACCAGTTTTAGCCTGGCAGCTAAGCGCCTCAGTGCAGATACGGTCGACTTCACTGCCAGTGGCAGCAGCCTCTCCAAGGGTGAAACCTTCATCGACACCGCGTTGACGATTGAGTCAATGGGTGTTGATTTGATGGTCGTCAGGCACAGTTCTCCCGGTGCTCCGGAACTTCTCTCTCGACATTTGAAATCAGGTGTCCTGAATGCGGGTGATGGAACTCACGAACATCCCACACAAGGGCTTCTCGACATTTTCACCATGCGGGAAAAGCTCGGCAGTCTCGAAGGAAAAACCGTCACGCTTGTCGGCGATATCAAACACTCACGTGTTGCCCGTTCGAATATCTGGGGACTCCAGAAACTCGGCGCAAAGGTGATCGTTTGCGGTCCACCAACTTTGATCCCGGTTGAAATTGAACAGTTGGGAGTGACAGTCGCACATCGATTCGATGATGTCCTGGCTGAATCGGATGTCATCAACTTGCTGAGAGTCCAGTTTGAACGACAGCGAGGAGCATTCTTTCCATCGATCGCTGAGTATGCCCACCTGTTTGGAATGAATAAAAAACGTCTCCAGAAATCCAAAGAAGACGTGCTAAT from Thalassoglobus polymorphus includes the following:
- a CDS encoding aspartate carbamoyltransferase catalytic subunit, with protein sequence MAASPTSSVPIGNWKRRHLLGLEKLDREEIELILDHAAEFKTLQATRSKLSHLNGIVVANLFFEPSTRTKTSFSLAAKRLSADTVDFTASGSSLSKGETFIDTALTIESMGVDLMVVRHSSPGAPELLSRHLKSGVLNAGDGTHEHPTQGLLDIFTMREKLGSLEGKTVTLVGDIKHSRVARSNIWGLQKLGAKVIVCGPPTLIPVEIEQLGVTVAHRFDDVLAESDVINLLRVQFERQRGAFFPSIAEYAHLFGMNKKRLQKSKEDVLILAPGPINRGVEITPDVADGKHSQILHQVTNGLFVRMACLHLLAQTQERKSVIQ